A genome region from Hevea brasiliensis isolate MT/VB/25A 57/8 chromosome 9, ASM3005281v1, whole genome shotgun sequence includes the following:
- the LOC110632448 gene encoding MLP-like protein 34 → MAQLAQLSKLERQIGIKTTPDKFYSFFKNNMPRFPQMFQSNIKSFEVVGGGEVKTGSITSWKYCLDGSPLMGGKVRFETMDDARKTFVFDVVEGDVLKVYKSFKAKVEIGSDCVKWTLEYEKTNNDIPNPDAYLGLAAKISKGIDVHLCQ, encoded by the exons ATGGCTCAGCTTGCTCAGCTTTCAAAGCTCGAGAGGCAGATAGGGATCAAAACAACTCCAGACAAGTTCTACAGCTTCTTTAAAAACAATATGCCCCGTTTCCCTCAGATGTTCCAGAGCAACATCAAGAGCTTTGAAGTTGTAGGAGGTGGTGAGGTCAAAACTGGCTCTATCACCAGCTGGAAATATTGCCTTG ACGGAAGTCCATTGATGGGAGGAAAAGTAAGGTTTGAAACTATGGATGATGCAAGGAAGACATTTGTATTTGATGTCGTTGAAGGGGATGTTTTGAAGGTGTATAAGAGTTTCAAGGCCAAAGTTGAGATTGGTTCTGACTGCGTGAAATGGACTTTGGAGTATGAGAAGACAAACAATGATATCCCCAATCCAGATGCCTACTTGGGTCTAGCTGCCAAGATTTCCAAAGGAATAGATGTTCATCTTTGCCAATAA